In a genomic window of Sphingomonas koreensis:
- a CDS encoding exo-beta-N-acetylmuramidase NamZ family protein: MNFGIDRLLADPALLDQLKGRRVALLAHPASVTADLTHSLDALVAAGVSVSAVFGPQHGVRGDLQDNMMESPDYTDPTYGMPVFSLYGEVRRPTGQSMHTFDIVLIDLQDLGCRIYTYVTTLLYMLEAAAQHGKEVWVLDRPNPAGRPVEGLTLLPGWESFVGAGPMPMRHGMTLGEMGAWFIDQFKLDLPYRVIEMQGWAPDAAPGFGWPPERVWINPSPNAANVNMARAYAGTVMLEGTTLSEGRGTTRALELFGAPDIDAKAVIAEMRRIAPEWLAGCTLRDFWFQPTFHKHVGELCNGVFIHAEGAGYDHEAFRPWRLQALGFRAIRALYPDYDLWRDFPYEYEFDKLAIDVINGGPGLRAWVDDVAAAPGELDSTADADESAWEATRQPFLRY, translated from the coding sequence ATGAACTTCGGTATCGACCGGCTGCTCGCCGACCCCGCGCTTCTCGACCAGCTCAAGGGGCGCCGCGTGGCGCTGCTCGCGCATCCCGCCTCGGTGACGGCGGACCTGACCCACAGCCTCGACGCGCTGGTCGCGGCGGGGGTGAGCGTGTCGGCGGTGTTCGGGCCGCAGCATGGCGTGCGGGGCGACCTGCAGGACAATATGATGGAGTCGCCGGACTATACCGATCCCACCTACGGGATGCCGGTGTTCAGCCTCTATGGCGAAGTGCGGCGGCCGACCGGCCAGTCGATGCACACGTTCGACATCGTCCTGATCGACCTGCAGGACCTGGGCTGCCGCATCTACACCTATGTGACGACGCTGCTCTACATGCTCGAAGCGGCGGCGCAGCACGGCAAGGAAGTGTGGGTGCTCGACCGGCCCAACCCGGCGGGGCGGCCGGTGGAGGGGCTGACCTTGCTGCCCGGCTGGGAGAGCTTCGTCGGCGCGGGGCCGATGCCGATGCGGCACGGCATGACGCTGGGCGAGATGGGCGCGTGGTTCATCGACCAGTTCAAGCTCGACCTGCCCTATCGCGTGATCGAGATGCAGGGCTGGGCGCCCGATGCCGCGCCGGGCTTCGGCTGGCCGCCGGAGCGGGTGTGGATCAACCCCAGCCCCAACGCCGCCAACGTGAATATGGCCCGCGCCTATGCCGGCACGGTGATGCTGGAGGGAACGACGCTGTCGGAGGGCCGCGGGACGACGCGCGCGCTGGAGCTGTTCGGCGCGCCGGACATCGACGCCAAGGCGGTGATCGCCGAGATGCGGCGGATTGCGCCCGAATGGCTGGCGGGATGCACGCTGCGCGACTTCTGGTTCCAGCCGACCTTCCACAAACATGTCGGCGAGCTGTGCAACGGCGTGTTCATCCATGCCGAGGGGGCGGGATACGACCATGAAGCCTTCCGGCCGTGGCGGCTTCAGGCGCTGGGGTTCAGGGCGATCCGGGCGCTCTACCCCGACTATGACCTGTGGCGTGACTTCCCGTACGAATATGAATTCGACAAGCTGGCGATCGACGTGATCAACGGCGGGCCGGGGCTGCGCGCATGGGTCGACGACGTCGCGGCGGCGCCGGGCGAGCTCGACTCGACGGCGGATGCGGACGAATCGGCGTGGGAAGCGACTCGGCAGCCCTTCCTTCGCTACTAA
- a CDS encoding DOMON-like domain-containing protein, with product MFPLAHALSLAPHPDTPPRSVRSVDVELSMTDAERVLLTFYIAPGEALAVPDPASPARTDGLWQRTCCELFLKPGGGDGYVEFNLSPSGQWAAYAFDGYRAGMRNLELLIEPHIELERQGESFVLEAEVDLAAIPAGPVAIGLSAVIEETDGTRSYWALNHPPGKPDFHHPDCFALELPAPDAS from the coding sequence ATGTTCCCCCTTGCCCATGCGCTCTCGCTCGCCCCGCACCCGGACACGCCGCCCCGTTCGGTGCGGTCCGTCGACGTCGAACTGTCGATGACCGATGCCGAACGGGTGCTGCTGACCTTCTATATCGCGCCGGGCGAAGCGCTGGCCGTTCCCGATCCGGCATCACCCGCCCGCACGGATGGGCTGTGGCAGCGAACCTGTTGCGAGCTGTTCCTGAAACCCGGCGGCGGCGACGGTTATGTCGAGTTCAACTTGTCGCCGTCCGGGCAATGGGCGGCCTATGCGTTCGACGGCTACCGCGCCGGGATGCGCAACCTAGAGCTGCTGATCGAACCGCATATCGAGCTGGAGCGCCAAGGCGAGAGCTTCGTGCTGGAGGCGGAGGTCGACCTTGCGGCGATTCCGGCTGGGCCGGTGGCGATCGGCCTCTCGGCGGTGATCGAGGAGACCGACGGGACCAGATCCTACTGGGCGCTCAACCACCCGCCCGGGAAACCCGATTTCCATCATCCCGATTGCTTTGCGCTCGAACTCCCGGCACCTGATGCCTCATGA
- the tyrS gene encoding tyrosine--tRNA ligase, whose protein sequence is MTEYTSDLLRLLDQRGYIHQVTDAAALDALASKQIVPGYIGFDPTAPSLHVGSLVQIMLLRRMQQSGHKPIVLMGGGTGKIGDPSFKDEARKLMTDEVIASNVASIKTVFEKFLTFGDGPTDAVMVDNADWLDKLEYIPFLRDIGKHFSINRMLSFDSVKLRLDREQSLSFLEFNYMILQGYDFLELSRRAGCRLQMGGSDQWGNIVNGIELSRRVDGTEVYGVTTPLITTADGGKMGKTMSGAVWLNEDQLPAFDYWQFWRNTDDRDVGRFLRLFTDLPLDEIARLETLEGAEINEAKKILATEATAMCRGREAAEAAAETARKTFEEGSSGESLPTLAVSGEISVVDALIGLGFAASKGEARRLIKGGGARVDGEKVSDEAAMVTVGAAQVRVSAGKKHHGLLDPA, encoded by the coding sequence ATGACCGAATACACGTCCGATCTGCTTCGCCTGCTCGACCAGCGTGGATATATCCACCAGGTCACCGACGCCGCCGCGCTCGACGCGCTGGCCAGCAAACAGATCGTGCCCGGCTATATCGGCTTCGACCCGACGGCGCCCTCGCTCCACGTCGGCAGCCTCGTCCAGATCATGCTGCTGCGCCGGATGCAGCAGAGCGGGCACAAGCCGATCGTGCTGATGGGCGGCGGCACCGGCAAGATCGGCGACCCGAGCTTCAAGGACGAAGCGCGCAAGCTGATGACCGACGAGGTCATCGCCAGCAACGTCGCGTCGATCAAGACGGTGTTCGAAAAGTTCCTGACCTTCGGCGACGGCCCCACCGACGCGGTGATGGTCGACAATGCCGACTGGCTCGACAAGCTCGAATACATCCCGTTCCTGCGCGACATCGGGAAGCATTTCTCGATCAACCGCATGCTCAGCTTCGACAGCGTCAAGCTGCGACTCGACCGCGAACAGTCGCTCTCGTTCCTCGAATTCAACTACATGATCCTCCAGGGATATGACTTCCTGGAGCTGTCGCGCCGCGCCGGCTGTCGCCTGCAGATGGGCGGGTCGGACCAGTGGGGCAACATCGTCAACGGGATCGAGCTGTCGCGCCGCGTCGATGGGACCGAGGTCTATGGCGTCACCACGCCGCTGATCACCACCGCAGACGGCGGCAAGATGGGCAAGACCATGTCGGGCGCGGTCTGGCTCAACGAGGATCAGCTCCCGGCGTTCGACTACTGGCAGTTCTGGCGCAACACCGACGACCGAGATGTCGGCCGCTTCCTGCGCCTGTTCACCGATCTGCCGCTCGACGAGATCGCCCGGCTCGAAACGCTCGAAGGCGCGGAGATCAACGAGGCGAAGAAGATCCTCGCCACCGAAGCCACCGCGATGTGCCGCGGCCGCGAGGCAGCGGAAGCTGCAGCCGAAACCGCGCGGAAGACCTTCGAGGAAGGCAGCTCGGGCGAGTCGCTCCCCACCCTCGCGGTCAGCGGCGAGATCAGCGTGGTCGACGCACTGATCGGCCTCGGCTTCGCCGCGTCGAAGGGCGAGGCCCGCCGTCTGATCAAGGGCGGCGGCGCGCGCGTCGATGGCGAGAAGGTGAGCGACGAGGCGGCCATGGTCACGGTTGGCGCGGCACAGGTCCGCGTCTCGGCGGGCAAGAAGCACCACGGATTGCTCGATCCGGCCTGA
- a CDS encoding PilZ domain-containing protein yields the protein MTYQFSAAAGAPALASDRRAIERDEVHYRARASGPDNQPVTLLIVNISPHGLMARCEKPFAEGDRLRVMLPAVGTAIADVRWSLGGRLGASFEPAISLASYYALIAQLVKK from the coding sequence GTGACGTACCAGTTTTCAGCCGCAGCAGGGGCGCCCGCCCTCGCATCCGATCGCCGGGCGATCGAGCGCGACGAGGTCCATTATCGAGCCCGGGCATCCGGCCCCGACAACCAGCCGGTCACCCTGCTGATCGTCAACATTTCCCCCCACGGCCTGATGGCCCGCTGCGAAAAGCCTTTTGCGGAGGGGGACCGGCTTCGAGTCATGCTTCCGGCGGTAGGCACTGCCATCGCGGACGTGCGATGGTCGCTCGGCGGCCGCCTCGGCGCCAGCTTCGAGCCCGCGATCAGCCTGGCGAGCTATTACGCGTTGATCGCCCAGCTGGTGAAGAAGTGA
- a CDS encoding DMT family transporter, producing the protein MSAIFPILMTILAGIGVAMQPPVNGTLARSGSVILAALISFAIGTVILLGIWATLDRTSPAALKDVPWWAWTGGIYGVIFVSTSAYAAPRLGLASMLTIAIAAQLAAALVIDHFGLIRLPENPVTPMKAFGVLLVLAGVILVRKG; encoded by the coding sequence ATGTCAGCGATCTTTCCAATCCTCATGACGATCCTTGCGGGGATCGGCGTCGCGATGCAGCCTCCGGTCAACGGCACGCTGGCGCGAAGCGGATCGGTGATCCTCGCGGCGTTGATTTCGTTCGCGATCGGCACCGTGATCCTGCTCGGCATCTGGGCGACGCTGGACCGCACGTCGCCGGCGGCGCTCAAGGATGTGCCCTGGTGGGCATGGACCGGGGGCATCTATGGCGTGATCTTCGTCTCGACCTCGGCCTATGCCGCGCCGCGGCTCGGACTTGCCTCGATGCTGACCATCGCCATTGCCGCGCAGCTGGCGGCGGCGCTGGTGATCGATCATTTCGGATTGATCCGGCTGCCGGAGAACCCGGTGACGCCGATGAAGGCCTTTGGCGTGCTGCTGGTGCTGGCCGGCGTGATCCTGGTTCGGAAAGGCTAG
- a CDS encoding DUF2798 domain-containing protein, with protein MRGCWWIATADSTASAGRRRGSRCTCSSAMRRWDCCGRVEVCCESVASVRKAARLHSEGRKRLTSGNASNPVIGRETGSSRDAGRCPECENIMPSKFRPRRLPARHAGLVSAFILSIMMTFVVSAIATARSLGFSEAFPRAWMGAWALSWVIAFPVLLMVLPVVRRIVGAIVERPSA; from the coding sequence ATGCGCGGCTGTTGGTGGATCGCGACGGCGGACTCGACGGCGAGCGCGGGCAGGCGGCGCGGGTCGCGCTGTACCTGTTCGAGCGCGATGCGGCGGTGGGACTGTTGCGGGCGGGTTGAAGTCTGTTGCGAATCGGTCGCATCTGTGAGAAAGGCGGCGCGCCTTCACAGCGAAGGCCGTAAGCGTCTCACGTCAGGCAACGCATCCAACCCGGTGATCGGCCGGGAAACGGGGTCTTCCCGGGATGCTGGCCGATGCCCTGAATGTGAGAATATCATGCCAAGCAAGTTTCGTCCCCGCCGTCTGCCCGCCCGCCATGCGGGGCTCGTATCGGCGTTCATTCTTTCGATCATGATGACGTTCGTCGTCTCGGCGATCGCCACCGCGCGGAGCCTGGGTTTCTCCGAAGCCTTTCCGCGCGCCTGGATGGGGGCCTGGGCCTTGTCCTGGGTGATCGCCTTTCCGGTGCTGCTGATGGTGCTGCCGGTCGTACGGCGGATCGTCGGCGCGATCGTGGAGCGGCCTTCGGCCTGA
- the recG gene encoding ATP-dependent DNA helicase RecG: MRPDILNPLFAEVTALKGVGPQLAKPLERLGLARVVDVAFHLPSGWIDRLPREELDAADVGRIIAITLTPVNYRMGGSARAPSRVEAVDAKGNYVTLVFFGGNSGWAKKQLPLNEPRWVSGKLDQYGQELQIVHPEVVAPEAAEPTGREAIYPLSEGMTSKRLAALAAQAIERAPELPEWIEPSLKDRNGWPAWREALARIHADPADAKARDRLAYDEVFANQLALMLVRGAARAKKGRPLAGDGRLRDALHLPYTPTGAQARTIREIEGDMAQSRPMLRLLQGDVGAGKTLVAAMALLIAVEAGAQGAMLAPTEILARQHFETLQRLFSGLDVRIAILTGRDKGRAREATLMGLHDGSIDILIGTHAIFQQGVEYRDLGLVVVDEQHRFGVAERMMLQAKAKTAPHLLVMTATPIPRTLQLATHGEMDVSKLDEMPPGRQPIETSVISEERLEEIVNGLARHLSGGGQAYWVCPLVEESEKIDLAAAGERAEALRSRFGERIGLVHGRMKGPEKDAVMARFASGELGVLVATTVIEVGVDVPNATLIVIEHADRFGLAQLHQLRGRVGRGGGRSVCVLLRGGTLSETARARLALMRETNDGFRIAEEDLRLRGAGEMLGTRQSGEQTFRLAPPEKFAELIGAANADARLLVDRDGGLDGERGQAARVALYLFERDAAVGLLRAG; encoded by the coding sequence ATGCGCCCTGATATCCTCAACCCGCTGTTCGCCGAAGTCACCGCGCTCAAGGGCGTGGGGCCGCAGCTTGCCAAGCCGCTGGAGCGGCTGGGGCTGGCGCGAGTGGTGGATGTCGCCTTCCATTTGCCGAGCGGATGGATCGACCGGCTGCCGCGCGAAGAGCTGGATGCGGCGGATGTCGGCCGGATCATCGCGATCACGCTGACCCCGGTGAACTACCGGATGGGCGGCAGTGCGCGCGCGCCGTCGCGGGTGGAGGCGGTGGATGCGAAGGGGAACTATGTGACCCTGGTCTTCTTCGGCGGCAATTCGGGCTGGGCCAAGAAGCAGTTGCCGCTGAACGAACCGCGCTGGGTATCGGGCAAGCTCGACCAGTACGGGCAGGAATTGCAGATCGTGCACCCCGAGGTGGTCGCGCCCGAAGCGGCTGAACCCACCGGGCGCGAGGCGATCTATCCCCTGTCGGAGGGGATGACCTCGAAGCGGCTCGCGGCGCTGGCGGCACAGGCGATCGAGCGCGCGCCCGAGCTGCCCGAATGGATCGAGCCGAGCCTGAAGGACCGCAACGGCTGGCCGGCGTGGCGCGAGGCGCTGGCGCGGATCCATGCCGATCCGGCGGACGCGAAGGCGCGCGACCGGCTGGCCTATGACGAGGTGTTCGCGAACCAGCTGGCGCTGATGCTGGTGCGCGGTGCGGCGCGGGCGAAGAAGGGACGGCCGCTGGCGGGCGACGGGCGGCTGCGCGATGCGCTGCACCTGCCCTACACGCCGACGGGGGCGCAGGCGCGGACGATCCGGGAGATCGAGGGCGATATGGCACAGAGCCGCCCGATGTTGCGGCTGCTGCAGGGCGATGTCGGCGCGGGCAAGACGCTGGTCGCGGCGATGGCGCTGCTGATCGCGGTCGAGGCCGGGGCTCAGGGCGCGATGCTGGCGCCGACCGAAATCCTCGCGCGCCAGCATTTCGAGACGTTGCAGAGGTTGTTCTCGGGATTGGATGTGCGCATCGCCATCCTCACCGGGCGCGACAAGGGCCGCGCGCGGGAAGCGACCTTGATGGGGCTGCACGACGGGTCGATCGATATCCTGATCGGCACCCACGCGATCTTCCAGCAGGGGGTGGAATATCGCGATCTAGGGCTGGTCGTGGTCGACGAGCAGCATCGCTTCGGGGTGGCCGAGCGGATGATGTTGCAGGCCAAGGCGAAGACCGCGCCGCATCTGCTGGTGATGACCGCGACGCCGATCCCGCGAACCCTGCAACTCGCCACGCATGGCGAGATGGACGTGAGCAAGCTCGACGAGATGCCGCCCGGCCGCCAGCCGATCGAAACCAGCGTGATCAGCGAGGAACGGCTGGAGGAAATCGTCAACGGCCTTGCCCGGCATCTGTCGGGCGGCGGGCAGGCCTATTGGGTTTGCCCGCTGGTCGAGGAGAGCGAGAAGATCGACCTCGCCGCCGCCGGGGAGCGCGCCGAGGCGCTGCGGTCGCGGTTCGGCGAGCGGATCGGGCTGGTCCACGGACGGATGAAGGGGCCGGAAAAGGACGCGGTGATGGCGCGCTTCGCCAGCGGCGAGCTGGGCGTGCTGGTCGCAACGACGGTGATCGAGGTGGGCGTGGACGTGCCCAACGCCACACTGATCGTGATCGAACATGCCGACCGCTTCGGCCTCGCCCAGCTCCACCAGCTGCGCGGGCGGGTCGGGCGCGGCGGCGGGCGATCGGTATGCGTGCTGCTGCGCGGCGGGACGCTGAGCGAGACGGCGCGGGCGCGGCTGGCGCTTATGCGCGAGACCAATGACGGCTTTCGCATCGCCGAGGAGGATCTGCGGCTGCGCGGCGCCGGAGAGATGCTCGGAACGCGCCAGTCGGGCGAGCAGACGTTCAGGCTCGCCCCGCCCGAGAAGTTCGCCGAGCTGATCGGCGCGGCCAATGCCGATGCGCGGCTGTTGGTGGATCGCGACGGCGGACTCGACGGCGAGCGCGGGCAGGCGGCGCGGGTCGCGCTGTACCTGTTCGAGCGCGATGCGGCGGTGGGACTGTTGCGGGCGGGTTGA
- a CDS encoding succinate dehydrogenase assembly factor 2: protein MDRETRLKRLRFRAWHRGVKEADLMIGGFFDAHHARWGDAEIELFEALLEEQDVDIMAWAMGTQPVPPEYHGAIMSALKALNYVPVAE, encoded by the coding sequence ATGGACCGCGAAACCCGTCTGAAACGTCTCCGCTTCCGCGCCTGGCACCGCGGCGTCAAGGAAGCCGATTTGATGATCGGCGGATTCTTCGACGCGCACCATGCCCGCTGGGGCGACGCGGAGATCGAATTGTTCGAGGCGCTGCTCGAAGAGCAGGACGTCGACATCATGGCCTGGGCGATGGGCACCCAGCCCGTCCCGCCCGAATATCACGGCGCGATCATGTCCGCGCTCAAGGCACTCAACTACGTGCCCGTCGCCGAATGA